In Caldisericia bacterium, a genomic segment contains:
- a CDS encoding ABC transporter permease translates to MERFILKYFNLIRTIIAFLIGAFICVLIIFIYSKDPSNGLRYFFLGPFSSIGRLGNVIEMASPIILCGLAIAIPFQAEQFNIGAEGALFISAAVATGFGVSTNFPKFIHIPLMLLVAGGVGAFWGFIPGILKAKWKASELVITLMMNYVALYLSLYIINFHFRDKKAGFLVSYQLPKTAWFDQFIKNTRIHYGVLLTIVFIILVYILLYKTKLGYEIRMTGFNINFAKYGGINTFKIILITQIIGGFIAGIAGISEVMGIHRRFNWQGTPGYGWDGVVVAIIGRNHPILIAFASIFIAYLRVSGQVLNLLTDIPAEIVTVLESIIILLITAEAFLTQWKYRITVREAEKREVKIESAS, encoded by the coding sequence ATGGAGAGATTTATTCTTAAGTATTTTAATCTTATAAGAACAATAATTGCATTTTTGATTGGAGCATTTATCTGTGTTTTAATAATATTTATTTATAGCAAAGACCCATCAAACGGTTTAAGATATTTCTTTTTAGGTCCTTTTAGTTCAATTGGTAGATTAGGAAATGTTATTGAGATGGCATCACCCATAATCTTATGCGGACTTGCAATTGCAATTCCATTTCAAGCAGAACAATTTAATATAGGTGCAGAAGGTGCTCTCTTTATTTCTGCAGCAGTTGCAACTGGTTTTGGTGTCTCAACAAATTTTCCCAAATTTATACATATTCCTTTAATGCTTTTAGTTGCAGGAGGAGTTGGTGCTTTTTGGGGTTTTATTCCTGGAATTCTTAAAGCAAAATGGAAAGCAAGTGAACTTGTTATAACTCTTATGATGAATTATGTTGCTCTTTATCTCAGTTTATATATAATAAATTTTCATTTTAGAGATAAAAAGGCTGGATTTCTTGTTTCATATCAACTTCCAAAAACTGCATGGTTTGATCAATTTATAAAAAATACAAGAATTCATTATGGAGTTTTATTAACAATAGTTTTTATAATTCTTGTTTATATACTTTTATATAAAACAAAACTTGGTTATGAAATTAGAATGACTGGTTTTAACATAAATTTTGCAAAATATGGAGGAATTAATACATTTAAGATAATTTTAATAACTCAAATTATTGGTGGTTTTATTGCTGGAATTGCTGGAATAAGTGAAGTTATGGGAATTCATAGAAGATTTAACTGGCAAGGAACACCAGGATATGGTTGGGATGGAGTTGTCGTTGCAATTATTGGAAGAAATCATCCTATATTAATTGCATTTGCGTCAATTTTTATTGCATATTTAAGGGTGAGTGGTCAAGTTTTAAATTTACTTACTGATATTCCAGCAGAAATAGTTACTGTTCTTGAATCTATAATTATTCTTCTTATAACAGCAGAAGCATTTTTAACTCAATGGAAGTATAGAATAACAGTAAGAGAGGCAGAAAAGAGGGAGGTAAAAATTGAGTCCGCTTCTTAA